The following are encoded together in the Glycine max cultivar Williams 82 chromosome 8, Glycine_max_v4.0, whole genome shotgun sequence genome:
- the LOC100500692 gene encoding dirigent-like protein precursor translates to MELTRLISVLFFLLVITVGSSASPQHWRKKRVREPCKKLVFYFHDIIYNGHNSKNATSAIVGTPAWGNRTILAGQNHFGDLVVFDDPITLDNNLHSPPVGRAQGFYVYDKKEIFTAWLGFSFVFNSTHHRGSINFAGADPLMNKTRDISVIGGTGDFFMTRGVATLSTDAFEGEVYFRLRADINLFECW, encoded by the coding sequence atggaACTGACGAGGCTCATTTCGGTTCTCTTCTTCTTGCTAGTGATCACGGTGGGATCTTCTGCTTCTCCACAGCattggagaaaaaaaagggtTCGCGAGCCGTGCAAGAAGTTGGTGTTTTATTTCCACGACATAATTTACAACGGCCACAATTCCAAGAATGCCACTTCCGCAATTGTTGGAACACCCGCATGGGGAAACAGGACCATACTAGCGGGGCAGAACCACTTCGGTGACTTGGTTGTGTTCGATGACCCCATCACCTTGGACAACAACTTGCACTCGCCACCGGTTGGACGTGCCCAAGGGTTTTACGTTTACGATAAGAAGGAGATTTTCACCGCTTGGCTTGGCTTCTCTTTTGTCTTCAACTCTACCCACCATAGAGGTAGCATTAACTTCGCTGGTGCTGACCCTTTGATGAATAAGACCAGGGACATTTCGGTAATTGGAGGGACAGGTGACTTCTTCATGACTAGGGGTGTCGCCACTCTCTCCACGGATGCATTTGAAGGGGAAGTTTATTTCAGGCTTCGTGCGGATATTAACTTGTTCGAATGTTGGTGA
- the LOC100820276 gene encoding disease resistance response protein 206, protein MLFALCSSAVPGKRKQYHTPCKHLVLFFHDIIYNGNNAANATSAIVGAPEGANLTILANQFHFGNIVVFDDPITLDNNLHSKPVGRAQGFYIYNTKNTYTSWLGFTFVLNNTDHDGTITFAGADPIMQKTRDISVTGGTGDFFMHRGIATIMTDAFEGEVYFRLRVDIKFYECW, encoded by the coding sequence ATGCTCTTTGCTTTATGTTCTTCGGCCGTCCCAGGCAAGAGGAAGCAATATCATACACCATGCAAACACTTGGTCCTCTTCTTCCACGATATCATATACAACGGAAACAATGCAGCCAATGCAACGTCCGCAATAGTAGGAGCCCCAGAAGGTGCCAATTTAACCATATTGGCAAATCAGTTCCACTTTGGAAACATAGTGGTTTTTGATGACCCCATCACATTGGATAACAACCTTCACTCCAAACCCGTTGGAAGGGCACAAGGCTTTTATATCTATAACACCAAGAATACCTACACTTCCTGGCTTGGATTTACGTTCGTTCTCAATAACACAGACCATGACGGAACCATCACTTTCGCTGGAGCTGACCCCATCATGCAAAAGACTAGAGATATCTCCGTCACTGGTGGCACTGGAGATTTCTTTATGCATAGAGGAATTGCCACAATTATGACCGATGCATTTGAAGGTGAAGTTTATTTCCGGCTTCGTGTTGATATTAAGTTCTACGAGTGTTGGTGA
- the LOC100797354 gene encoding uncharacterized protein isoform X1, protein MLIPRMIALMFLLSVNLWLLRRTTKMQMLPLLATPTLIKGILPDGLFFVDCAFGFNSQGLAFTLDSDPPAEDEIVAGGIGRNFISRDLLEATSMDDAMNRIKSSEVSVGHSYNLFETSTRRIVNVETASRKRISVYEVGNTPFFHANMYLHLPINQVQDENSISRQKRAAVLTKESKGDFLSLLEDMDDKKYPIYTTGKLKTSHIWIPCCTYTLDYHFFFLLFSGPLLHTLCTALIDLDKQTLSIIEWNPKKGDVSHVCSISPQKSP, encoded by the exons ATGTTGATACCTCGGATGATTGCTCTGATGTTCTTGTTATCAGTGAATCTATGGCTATTGCGGCGCACAACGAAGATGCAAATGTTGCCCTTGTTGGCCACAC CTACTTTAATCAAAGGAATCTTGCCGGATGGACTCTTCTTTGTAGACTGTGCATTTGGCTTCAATAGCCAGGGACTG GCATTCACTCTGGATTCTGATCCCCCAGCTGAAGATGAGATTGTGGCTGGTGGCATTGGGCGCAACTTCATTTCTCGAGACCTTCTTGAAGCTACAAGCATGGATGATGCAATGAAT AGGATCAAATCGTCAGAAGTTTCTGTGGGGCATTCTTATAACCTGTTTGAAACAAGCACGCGCAGGATTGTTAATGTTGAAACCGCATCTAGGAAGCGGATTTCAGTTTATGAGGTGGGGAATACACCTTTCTTCCATGCAAACATGTACCTCCACCTACCTATTAATCAG GTACAAGATGAGAATTCAATCAGCAGACAGAAAAGGGCAGCTGTCTtgacaaaagaatcaaaagggGATTTCCTGTCACTTCTAGAAGATATGGACGACAAAAAATACCCTATCTACACGACTGGTAAACTGAAGACATCTCACATTTGGATCCCTTGTTGTACATATACTCTTGATTAtcactttttctttctcctattCTCAGGTCCATTACTTCACACCCTCTGTACTGCCCTTATTGATCTGGATAAACAAACACTATCAATTATTGAATGGAATCCAAAAAAAGGAGATGTTTCACATGTTTGCTCTATCTCCCCTCAAAAGTCACCATGA
- the LOC100797354 gene encoding uncharacterized protein isoform X2: MLIPRMIALMFLLSVNLWLLRRTTKMQMLPLLATPTLIKGILPDGLFFVDCAFGFNSQGLAFTLDSDPPAEDEIVAGGIGRNFISRDLLEATSMDDAMNRIKSSEVSVGHSYNLFETSTRRIVNVETASRKRISVYEVGNTPFFHANMYLHLPINQVQDENSISRQKRAAVLTKESKGDFLSLLEDMDDKKYPIYTTGPLLHTLCTALIDLDKQTLSIIEWNPKKGDVSHVCSISPQKSP, encoded by the exons ATGTTGATACCTCGGATGATTGCTCTGATGTTCTTGTTATCAGTGAATCTATGGCTATTGCGGCGCACAACGAAGATGCAAATGTTGCCCTTGTTGGCCACAC CTACTTTAATCAAAGGAATCTTGCCGGATGGACTCTTCTTTGTAGACTGTGCATTTGGCTTCAATAGCCAGGGACTG GCATTCACTCTGGATTCTGATCCCCCAGCTGAAGATGAGATTGTGGCTGGTGGCATTGGGCGCAACTTCATTTCTCGAGACCTTCTTGAAGCTACAAGCATGGATGATGCAATGAAT AGGATCAAATCGTCAGAAGTTTCTGTGGGGCATTCTTATAACCTGTTTGAAACAAGCACGCGCAGGATTGTTAATGTTGAAACCGCATCTAGGAAGCGGATTTCAGTTTATGAGGTGGGGAATACACCTTTCTTCCATGCAAACATGTACCTCCACCTACCTATTAATCAG GTACAAGATGAGAATTCAATCAGCAGACAGAAAAGGGCAGCTGTCTtgacaaaagaatcaaaagggGATTTCCTGTCACTTCTAGAAGATATGGACGACAAAAAATACCCTATCTACACGACTG GTCCATTACTTCACACCCTCTGTACTGCCCTTATTGATCTGGATAAACAAACACTATCAATTATTGAATGGAATCCAAAAAAAGGAGATGTTTCACATGTTTGCTCTATCTCCCCTCAAAAGTCACCATGA